The sequence below is a genomic window from Salminus brasiliensis chromosome 6, fSalBra1.hap2, whole genome shotgun sequence.
gctacaccCACAACAAGACCAACGCTAACTGTGATTCCAGTTTTCTTTCCACATTCAACATCTGAAGAAGTTGTTCCTGGTCGTATTTCTGCAAGTCCCATTTCTTCACACCTGTCAGAGTCAAATGAATTGGATAATACATGAACATGAAGGACTACCAACACTGTAAAATCTGAGATATGTGATAACTGAGAAAATGTCAATTGGTCTTATTTGATGATATTTCAAGTTGTTTTTGCACATTAAGTTATTTAGAATCGATCAGTTTCTTATACATTTCTGTTTCTTACAAATCTTCACTGAAACATAGAGTAAACCTCTAGATTCTCTGCAATGCTGCTGGTTTTTAAATCACTTCTATCTCGTTAATGTTTCTACACACAATAGAGTAATTAAGTGAAGCCGCTGTGTTTATTTTGATGAAATACACCTTGAGACCTTGTTGAGAAAAAACTTAAAACTTTCCCACTGGCTCCTAGCACCAACTATTAGGATAACCCCCACCAGTCTACCTTCACTTGAGTGTTTGCCTGTATTATGCATTTTATTGGACTGCCTGATTTCAGTGTTGAAGCGAGTTGCCATTTCTGCGACTGCGGAGTGTGGTTTTGTGCTCACTGAGTACCACAGGAACCACTAATGTACTAATGAATCAAAAATACCTATTTTTGCATAATGGTAATAATGAACATGTTTTGCTGTTAAATGGAGTAATGTTCAATTTAGGCATAAAAACAGTACAAGCGcagaataatcacttaacaACACTTAGATGAACACTTACTTTGAATGTGGCTGACAAACATGAAGAGAGCCATTTGAGTAGGTACCATCTGCACACCCAGCACATTCAGTATTTGTAACTGCTGTTCCTGCAGACATAAGTTTTGTGTTCTGAGTTACAGGGAATTAAGCAACCACTCCTGCAATCCAGTCATTGAACAGGTGCATAACATTGAAACCTAATTTATCCCACTGTCATGCTTTTCATCCTTTTTCTGCTCTGTATCTTTCTCCTATCTGCTTTTTCTTGTTTGACGGAGACAAGGGAGGAGACGATAACAACAAACAGAACCATGTTTAAAGGAGCGTGGTTTGTTGTTCTTGTCTCCTCCCTTGTCTCCGTCTTTGCCCTGCCTTGTCATTTGtctctttttctgtttgtgttcattATTAATCGTCTCCATCCAATTTCTTATCCGTTTAATACTGGTCAGGGCCATGGTCAATCCGGAGCCTGACAGGGCTGTGGCAGATGTGTCTCATGTTTCTATTTTTGATTAATTTGCTTATGCCTGTTTGTATTTCTTTCTCGGGTTAATCTTCTCTGTTCGGTATCCTGTGGTTGCAGGGGATAAACTATTGAGACTGTTGTGCTCAAAATCTCAGAAGATCAGAAGTTCTAGAAATATGTAAATCAGCTCCTCTGGCACCAGCAGTCATGCCACACTCAAAATCTCATTAAattagtggggcagtggtggctcagcgtttAGAACACCAGGCATAGATAACAGCaggggattgtgggttcaacaCCCGGGcttaaaggtgctttaagggTATTGTTGAAAAAGTGTATAATGCAGATACATGCTAACCTCTTTGCTTTATGTATTGTCCAGGACTGCATGTTCTGTGTTCCTCCACTTCTGTACAGTTGTCTGTGTTGTGATCAGTACAGTAGAATCCCTCTCGTGGCTCACACACTGTGTTAGAAAATGGAGTGCAGGCAGTCTTCACTCTTAAACCCTGAACTGTGAAACATACAAAACACTGTTCAAGGtcatattactatatatataaaaactttATATCTGTAACTGGAGTGAAATACATAACTGAAAACACAAATCACCCCAGAAGTCTATATAAAACCATGTATGACGGACTTACCAGGGTCACACACTCTACATTCAAGGCATTTAATGAGACCGTTGGGTTCAGCAGTATAATATGACCCAACACAGGGAACACAAGTAGTGCTTGTATCTTTAgtgcagtgtttaaaaacacggtttcctgaagaaaagaaaatatgcCAAAGATGAGCAGACAgaacagtgtttaaacatttaACACAGTCCCATTATAAAGATACCACAGCACCAAAGCCTTGCATCGCATAACCCTCAAAAGGGaataaaagatttttttagtttattaataaaataactgaatttgCGGAGGAGAAACGTGCCTGAAGCCCTTCCTCCTCTCAATATTACGTCTTCCGTttcatctctaccttgttcatgtTTTCACAACAAAGGTTTCATTTTTGCAACCCAGGACCACCCAGTTATGTCTAACCCTGTCAAATCTCTCAGTCCAGTTCCTCTTATCAGAGGCGGGGTTTTCTCTCTCTAACAGTCCCTTTGTCATATACTGATGGCATGGCTAATGAAAATGTTTAACGATCATAAAGAGCAGTCTgcataaatattgtgtaaaaatgaaaaccCTTAACAAGCACAGTTACTAGTTTTTGTTGTTATCACAGTAGTAACTTATATTTAACTGCACTAACTTACTATACTTTACTTACTCCACAACTTACTATATTACTACAAAATTCAACCTAAGGAGTATTCTTCAGAATACTTCAGGCAAACTGGCAGTTATTCTTGATATTGGAAATTACACTTTTTCAAATTTTACTAATGAAATAGTCAAGATTCACTGTTCTAAAGAACTCAGAGGCTTGATCAATTGATTTTTTATACTTCTAAAAACTACATTACAGAAATTTAATACAGGATATTGTTTGAGTCCTTGTTTTCTGAATGTTTTAAGACAATTTgggcttaaataaataaatacttatttaaatatttttacatatttttggtGTTAAATAGTTCCCAAATGTCCCAAGTTTTTTTCTGATTTAGCACTACAttatcaatatgtataaaactcAGAGGACATAAATTCAGGTCCATGTGTATTTGGACAAGTAAACAATTTTTATCCTTTGTCCCAAtacaccaccacaacagatTTAAACAAAGAGATCAAGGTGTAATGTGTGAAATGTAGCCTTATTCAGCCTTAATTCAGGAGACACCTTCATAAAAGTAAATACAGAGGATtaactttctgctcagattcagtcaaatacTGCAAAGCTGATAGGACGGtgcttcacagtacagatggataaCGACAGACCCACAAACATGCAGCAACTAAAGACAGCtacagtaaaggcctggcaaagcatctgaAGGAAGGAAACTCCTGGCAGGCTTGACAGCATTGACAACCATTGCATTGCATCAGGTATAAAAACCACCCTGGATTACTTTACACCAATCTATACAGTAATATTGAAAAAATCAATCCTTTTTAGGAGAGAGGAATGCCAATCTGAAACCACTGGCCGTCCCATTTAACATAATTAACCTTGCAAACAATTTTGTGCAGATAGACTTTGTCCTTGTGAGCACAGATTTCATTTTTGGCTTACCAGGTGCACACATGGGGCAACATTCTCCATTTATCTCATATTCAGCTCGAGCACATGCAGAAAAGCAGAGTTCACACTTCAGAGAAAGAAGAGCAGCTGTAACAATAATAGTGTACAAGCTGCTGATCATTTTAAAACTGATAGTACagtgtcattttcagtgaacGTTGCTTCTCCACATCCATTTGTGCTAATGCTGCCTTCAGGTCGTCATCTAATCCATCCAACAACTTTCCTTTCCATTGAAAGCACTTCTACATTCAATAATTAAACCTCTTCCAAAAATACAGATTTCAGTCCCCAGAGATGCACTGATGTCCTTTTCTATATACTAGCAGTAGACGTTCCAAATCCCAGTGCAGCTTCTTCAATGCTCAACAAGGAAactaaaaaaagaagagaaaacatCTTAGAAAAACTGAAgtcagtacaaaaaaaaaaaaaaaaaaaaaaaaaaaaaaacagatgacaAACACAGGGTTTTAATGATATTTGCGGTATTCCAATACACTGAAGTCAAGTAATCACTTCAACTAATCAGAATTAACACATTAGCACATCTGTCCATAAAAAACACATCACTCTCACCTTTTCTGCTGTAATCAGACATCAGACATGAGACATATAAGTGGGGGTACCTGGGTTCACTTTCATTTAACTCACTTAAATAAAAGTGAAACGTATTCCTGCACAGAATTACTGAAGAGAAACTAAGAAATAAGGACTAACTGAAAGAACAAGtaaatgtgaaaaaatgaattcccttttttaataaaatcacaCAAGCATTGACTTCCAGTAAGCAGGAACAAAGCTTTGTTCAGTAGCTGAATTATGGAAGATTTTTCACAAGATGTAGAGCTTAGTAATGTGTGGCAACAAGATAATTGAGAGTTGTGGTCATGACTGAGTAAGACCCTCAGTGTCTGAACACAGCAATACTCGTTTATAGATCAGAGCTATTGATGAGAAGCCCAACCTTTCTGCTCCACACTTACATATCCAGCTTTGGGATCTAGATCTAGAAACCTTCTTTTGCTTTTCATTCTGCTGACATTTGagttagaaaaaaagaaactactATAAAACTCAAATCCAAAGGTGAAGTAGGtagtattttttacattttaggaGATATTTCAATAGATTTTCAGAGATTTCTCAGTTAACTTGAACCCAAAGTCCAAAAGGGGAATTTCAGCTACAGTCTGTGTTATTTAGCATATCCCTCTACTGTTCTTGAAATTGTAACattcatgaacatgaacataaggaattacattacaatacatattataatatatgcCTGTATACTGTACTCCCAGTAAACACGGTAACGTTGTGACACCGAACGTCATGACAACCTATGTTTACCTAATGTTCCTTTCATCTCGTCTGAGTGCGGCTTATGTTTCATATGAAACTCCATGGACTTTAATCATACCTCCATATGGCAACGTTACTTTAATAGTGAGGTTAAAACCAACGTTGAGACAACCTTTTTGAGACAAATAAGCAGAACCACTGTTTGACAACTTATAAACAACGCAGTGAGGAAGCAGACAGGGTTGTGGCAGTGCTGTGTTTCGTTGGTCATTTGTAGGTTAAATGGTCTTACTTTTGAAGGCTTTTCTGAAGAAAGACGGTTGTTTGGCAACTGCTGATCCGTATGAGCTCAGTTATCCTCGGGTCTGTGAGTGAAGTTTATACTGAAACTGAAAGCGTTTTTGGTCAGCAGATCTAGTAATCAGCTGTCCAGCCTGTACTTCCGTTTTTAGGATTTGCATGTAGATTATTTCTTTGCATAGTTTagatactgataaaaaaaaggCCTTATGAATACCTGTACAGAACTGGAACAACGGAGGATTACGACGTGTGACAACCGAATGGGTTaggggagaaggaccacgcccccTAATTAGGTAATGGCTGGTGCCTCTAATCAACGCTTGCACCTGATACacataatataattttaatacattttaatagttTATTTAATCTAATAAATTGCAACTGTGACACATCCATATGACATGTAGACCTAATGTCACCTGTAGTCCACAGAGACACATCCGATACACATACTGCCACATTTAGTTTGGGAAAAAATGCCTTGGTCGAATTTGAATGATTTTGTCTTAGTAACATATTTTAACTGCAACATGACATATAGATTAAAACCGTGTTCAACCAGACGCAGCTCACAAACTTCCTACAGAAACAGACATAACAGTATAGTCAATTAAACAATGTGAAGTCTGCAAAACCTGTGTTTTGTCTTTGTAATGTCTGTGTTCCCTCTGTTACTCtgattcatatatttttttatgtgattAAAACTCCCTTCATCCCTTTTGCTCTCGAGTTGGTATTGCCAGATGATGAAACCAACCATGGAAGCACCTCGGACAACGCGCTTCCCCAATTTTCTGTACAATAGTGAATATCCTGGTGTCAGTGGATGTTTGTTCTTATAGATATTACACAAGGTTGGCCAATGTAAACCTTTCTAGAATTTTGTAGACTTGAAATCATagaggtaaaaaggtcagtttcCGGAAGGCAAAAAAGAATAAACATCACAAGTGAACACATTCAGAGGGGAAAGGCAAAaacgtcaaaaaaaaaaaaaaaaaaaaaaaaaagaatcaagacacagacagaaagTCCAAAGGGCTGGGCAAAAAGCCAAGGTCTAAAAATCCAAAGGTAAAGTCCTACACAGGAACTACCACTCAGTCCGTCACCAACATAGGGGTACAATACTTCACAACTAACTGGGTCTAAAGCCCGGGCTTATATACTATCCTACTTCTCAATACAACAGGTGGTAATCAGAACTCGCCTGTGGGCGAGGATAGCTGGCTGAAGTCACATGATCACTCATAGTGTGTTCCAGTGGATTCTGAGAAATGTCCAGAACTCCTGACACCTAGGTATCTATGTCTGCACTAATAAAGCAATGAAACACAGCTGAATTATCATAAACACATGTAATGCCAAATGTCCAAAATATTATATTGTGCTGAAATGAGGGCTGTGTAAAGAGTgttttgtaatttaatttatgGAGGGCACTCTTAACAGGATGAAAATAGGAGAATGTATGTCGCTGTGGGTAagggtgggcagtggtggctcagcggttagagtgccaggctatcaataacagggtcgTGGGTTTGATTCTCTGAAATATTCTGGGAGACGGCAGTATTGGTTGTGAAAAAAAGGCAGTGGACCAACAGCAGCAGATTGCATGGCACCCCAACCAACACAAACTGCAGaaacaaactctctctcttccttcttgAATAGGCTTTTCTTGACAGTCTTCTCAGGGCTGCAGTCATCCTTCTGCTCAGGCATCCTTCCCTACTACATTCTCCACATTTTTTGATATTCACATTTTTTTAGATGCACTAGTTTACTTTC
It includes:
- the LOC140557259 gene encoding tumor necrosis factor receptor superfamily member 14-like, which translates into the protein MISSLYTIIVTAALLSLKCELCFSACARAEYEINGECCPMCAPGNRVFKHCTKDTSTTCVPCVGSYYTAEPNGLIKCLECRVCDPVQGLRVKTACTPFSNTVCEPREGFYCTDHNTDNCTEVEEHRTCSPGQYIKQRGTAVTNTECAGCADGTYSNGSLHVCQPHSKCEEMGLAEIRPGTTSSDVECGKKTGITVSVGLVVGVAVVAVAAAAIVFFKMKYKTFQHPAGNELTIRSEDPALISLRTNLKKTGTVRDTCVDLTPHILDLHLTPNILDTSSSRHSPRVEDCGPSKPAQHVMLTASSPEL